ttgtaTCTCTTAATTGTTAAATTTCATTTGTCTACTAACTCAGCTTCTGTTTAGGAATATCACTCAAGCCCAGTGTACTTGTCTAGGGAAGAAAggcaaaaagagaaaatttaacTGAACGAATTGGGAAAAAAAACCGGGGAAAGAAAAATTTGGTAATTTCTCCCTCATCTTATTTGGGAGTTTAAGCAAGTAAAAACTTCTATAAGATGTAAAGTATTATTGTCGGTTTTCTTCAAGAGAGATCTTTCATAGTcacatttccattttttatttttgtggttTTGGGTGGCTGGCGGTGTGGGTTGTGGGGCATCTAGTCCCATTTGAACTAATTTTGGCTGTTTTCAATGGGGACATTGATGGATCAAGCCATTTGTTTGCAACTTCTTGAGGAAACATAAGAAGATAAATGGTTGGTAAGGACCAAAAGAGCATAAAACGAGAGAAGCCAAAGTGCATTTCTTCTTGCCTTGCAAAATTACGTGCTTGTAAAACATGTTGCCTATCATGTTGCTCTACTACAAGTAGTCCCTAAGACAATGCAGATGCTTTTGATCAGTGTTTGGAGACACAAATGTCAGGTCAAATGTGGGAGCACAGATGCATCTTCATTTTCAATACTCCCTTAGAGTATGGCATGAAAAGATTGTGATCGGGTTAGGACAAAAAACCATATGTTTTCCTTGATGTATAGCACTTTAACAATCTCCTAGCTGTCAGCATCGAAGTTCCTTCAGATAGGAGTTGAATTCCTTGCAGAGATCACTATTCTACTGTAAGATAATCTCTAGAAGAACCCGAATATTTGGCCATTGGAGTTGAATATTCGTGTTTAAGATAGTTCAATGTAAGTGAAAAGCTGCAATTGAAATAACAGTGCATCGTGCTGGACACTTTGGCAGGGATAAAACTCTTTTGCGTTAGAATACCAGCAGTTATTTTGGCCTTGTTCAGGAAAAGTTATTTTGGCCTAAAATGACTCAAGCGGAAGAATACCAGCAGTCTCTTTTGCGTTTTTTATGAGCAATTCTTGTTCTTTTCATTTGTTTGATTCTTTagaaatcaagttttgatttcAATCCCTAGTCATGAAATTAAATTTCGGAATCAATCCATTGTCAATCTTAGTTGGAGCAAAGTCGGTTCCTTTTATCATGCAGTTAGCAATAGTATTGCCGCAGCCCAAAAATCTTTGGTGTGGCCAGCTATTAGTCTGAAAACATTTTCGTGAAAAATAAAACCTCACTCTGTAGGCTGCTGCATCACGTATGTTTTGACTGCTTGATCAATTCTCATACGAAAGAAGTTGCGGATCTAAATTGCTGCTGCAGAATATTAGTGATACATGTTTTGACTGCTAGATAAATTTTCCCAGAAAAAACATTCTGGATCCTAAATTGCTGCTGCAGAATATATAGTAATGAAATTAACATGATACTAGTTGAGGCTACTGGAATTCTGGAAAAAGTAAAACATAATCGTAACGTAATGTTTGCACCATTTTGTGGGATTGATTAATCTTCTTGTGCAAGTAGTAGGTATCATGACATGCAGATACCATTCTGAGCTACCCGAATACTGACACAGAATCATGCTCGATTGCCAGCAAAGATCTCAGGCGTACTGTAGAGATGCAAAATCCAAACTTGCCCTTGATGGGATCTTCTGGCCCATCCTATCCCATCCCTTGTTCTTCTGTTCTTTTCCTAActtcttgaattcttccatGTTATGAATGGCAGAATACATAACTACATAACTACCACTAAATGATTAGTGATGGGATAAAGGCTTTCTTGTCTTCCATGTCCCCACTTGAGCTTGCATTTCTGATGCCTGGTTTATTGCTTTGTCACCAGGTGTTTATGTCACATACACTTATAAAATGGAAAGTCATAGTCTAATGCTGTAGCAAACCCACTTTATCACTTATTCTGAGATAGTCATTTCTGCTGAATCAATGGATTCAAATGCATCAAATTACCATCTAAATCATGCAACTCTCCCCCAAGTTTATTACCAGGGGAAGGAGGCTGACAATATCATTGACTTGGGCCTTAGCCTAAGAGTTTTGCAGCCAGAGTCTTATCATCCATCTCCTCATGGTAATAGTATATAACCTTTCATAGAAGTAGGTTTATTGCTATCACTATACTCTACAAACTAGTCAAAAGAGTCATGTTATGATGAAGCAATTGACATGTCTGCAGTAGAAAGCATATGAAAGTTGTCATTTCAAAGAAGTAAAGCGTCAGTGATGACTGAGTCTGGAACGAATTGTTAATACAAGGTTTAGTTCATCACTATTTTCATACCCCTAGGagttttggtgtggactgatgtAGTTTGGTACCCTCTGATGCAAAATTTCCAATCCAAAACCACCACAGCATCTCAGTAATGTATATTTTCAGCATGCAACTTTTGATTGTTTTGCTGGTAATGTTACAATATACATGAAACTAGGCAATTACCAACTACAGCAACACAATATTACTGAACAGTATTATGTTTGCTATTGCCGTAAACAGCAGATGACTTTGATGTCCTGATAGACTGGCACCAGCTGCATCCCCGGATGAAAAATTCAAAGACTGATTATCCACAAAATATGGTGGGAAATCatgatgatgaaactgaggGAGTTCAAAGCAAGGAGCGTTGGTCATATGTGAAAGTTAACATGGATGGAGTAATAGTTGGCAGGAAAATCTGCATCCTTGACCATATGGGCTACTCTGATCTTGCACTTCAACTAGAAGAAATGTTCGGTATAGTCTAACAATCTTCAACtgctttttattattattattatttttaagattCAGCGaaagttttcttattttccagGGAAACAGTCTGTGTATGGTCTGCGACTGTTCCAATCCAACTCGGAATATTCCCTGCTATATAGGGACAGAGATGAGCATTGGAGGACTGTTGACGATGTTCCTTGGAAGTAAGTTCTGTTGTCAATGAACATGGCCATTAAGCTATGAACTTCCCCTTTTCTGTCAGTACTAATTTATCTCAATTCCCATCATTTTTATAGTTCGATCAGATCAAACTAATGTATGATTAAGCATAGCAATCATATGATCCCTGACGCTCATTCTGATGATTCTCAACAGTAATTTTGTAGAAAGTGTCAAGAGGCTGAGAATTGTGCGGAAGGATGAAGCATTTAGTCCCTCTTCATCAGCATTGCTTAATTCTCTCTAACACTGAGTCTTAACAAATAGTGTGGACTAAGACAAGTTTAGGATCCACCTGCTACAACCTCAACTAAACTATTCTGGTTCTCCCTCAATGATTATCAACTTAGCAAGCTTGATCTTCTGAGTTGTTGCTTGCATTGTATTTCTTTGTATGATTTATTCTTCACCAAAATGGATTACTCAGTGACAAGCTGATGGATTGGAAACCTTTGTTTGGCTGAGAACTCTATAATTCTCGTTTATCACCATTTAGATTTGGTTGGCTATAAGATACTACTGTCTCACCAATACAGTGGAGTGACAGTTTTATCCCAAATGCTGTTGCAGAATCATTTACCCACAGAAACAGCAGTAATTCATTGTTCATTTTCAAAGTCAAAACTACAGATATCATTCTGAAGAGTGATTTCCGAACCCTTCACATGTCTTGAATTGAGGATCTTGTTAACAATTACCAGCATATATTCTAAGGCAGAGAAGACAATTGCAAAATACTTTCTCTGTTTTCATCAAGTAGTTTAGAAAACTGCAACCTTTGACTAGTGAATGCCGGATCTATTGGAGATTGTGTAGATTTTATACCTATGTGTTAGTACTATTATAGGGCGAATATTTGTTCTAAAAGCTACAAGTGCTAAAGGACAACTGTATCAACCCAATAAGCCACGATATGCCCCCCAAAAAGGAAGAACACTACAACCCCTGATCCtagcttcttcttctttttttttttttttttttttttttttagttttttgcttaaatttctttttatgCCAAGTCTATCCATAATAGTGGTCTAGTTGGAAGAttacgaaaaaaaa
The nucleotide sequence above comes from Coffea arabica cultivar ET-39 unplaced genomic scaffold, Coffea Arabica ET-39 HiFi ptg000200l, whole genome shotgun sequence. Encoded proteins:
- the LOC113719032 gene encoding auxin-responsive protein IAA32-like isoform X2, which produces MDSNASNYHLNHATLPQVYYQGKEADNIIDLGLSLRVLQPESYHPSPHDDFDVLIDWHQLHPRMKNSKTDYPQNMVGNHDDETEGVQSKERWSYVKVNMDGVIVGRKICILDHMGYSDLALQLEEMFGKQSVYGLRLFQSNSEYSLLYRDRDEHWRTVDDVPWNNFVESVKRLRIVRKDEAFSPSSSALLNSL
- the LOC113719032 gene encoding auxin-responsive protein IAA32-like isoform X1 translates to MDSNASNYHLNHATLPQVYYQGKEADNIIDLGLSLRVLQPESYHPSPHADDFDVLIDWHQLHPRMKNSKTDYPQNMVGNHDDETEGVQSKERWSYVKVNMDGVIVGRKICILDHMGYSDLALQLEEMFGKQSVYGLRLFQSNSEYSLLYRDRDEHWRTVDDVPWNNFVESVKRLRIVRKDEAFSPSSSALLNSL